A genomic region of Elephas maximus indicus isolate mEleMax1 chromosome 10, mEleMax1 primary haplotype, whole genome shotgun sequence contains the following coding sequences:
- the LOC126083572 gene encoding olfactory receptor 4F3/4F16/4F29-like: protein MDGGNRPVVSEFLLLGLTSSWKMQIFLFLFFTIFYVAGMLGNLLIVLTIISDHHLHSPMYFLLANLSFTDTGVSSIATPKMIYDLFRKCKVISLKGCITQMFFIHTVGGTEMVLLTVMAYDRYVAICKPLHYLTVMSLRMCIFLLAVAWTIGLTHSVAQLAFVVNLPICGSNKMDSFYCDFHRFIKLACTDAYRLEFLVTASSGFISMGTFFILIVSYIFVLATVRKHSSGGSYKALSTLSAHITVVVFFFGPCIIVYVWPFPTLPIDKYLAIFDALITSFMNPIIYTFRNKEMKVAMRRLFGKVLSLRKSSFMHRLGNSSSS from the coding sequence ATGGATGGAGGAAATCGTCCAGTGGTGTCTGAGTTTTTGTTGCTGGGACTTACCAGTTCTTGGAAGatgcagatttttctttttctgtttttcacgATATTTTATGTAGCAGGTATGCTAGGGAACCTTCTCATTGTGCTCACAATCATCTCAGATCATCACTTACATTCCCCCATGTACTTTTTACTGGCAAATCTCTCCTTCACTGATACAGGTGTTTCCAGTATTGCAACCCCAAAAATGATTTATGACCTTTTCCGAAAATGTAAGGTTATCTCCTTGAAAGGTTGCATTACCCAGATGTTCTTCATTCACACAGTTGGGGGTACAGAGATGGTGCTTCTCACAGTGATGGCCTACGATCGATACGTTGCCATCTGTAAGCCCCTCCACTACCTGACCGTTATGAGCCTGAGAATGTGCATTTTCCTTTTGGCTGTTGCTTGGACCATCGGCCTCACTCACTCTGTGGCCCAACTGGCTTTTGTTGTAAACTTACCCATTTGTGGCTCCAACAAAATGGACAGCTTTTATTGTGATTTTCATCGGTTCATCAAACTTGCTTGTACAGATGCATATAGACTAGAATTTTTGGTCACTGCCAGCAGTGGTTTCATCTCCATGGGCACTTTCTTCATCTTGATTGTGTCCTACATCTTCGTACTGGCCACTGTTCGTAAACATTCTTCAGGTGGTTCATACAAggctctctccactctctcagcTCACATCACAGTGGTGGTCTTTTTCTTTGGTCCTTGCATTATTGTCTATGTGTGGCCATTCCCTACCTTGCCTATAGATAAATATTTAGCCATCTTTGATGCCCTTATCACTTCTTTTATGAATCCTATCATCTACACATTTAGAAATAAGGAGATGAAGGTGGCAATGAGGAGACTGTTTGGTAAAGTTTTAAGTCTCAGGAAGAGTTCTTTCATGCACAGACTAGGAAATTCAAGTTCTTCTTGA